In Pieris brassicae chromosome 12, ilPieBrab1.1, whole genome shotgun sequence, the genomic window ATTAGAGAGCTGTTATCAAACATTAAAGCTGGTTTATTGTTGGAATTTGTATAATCAAGATTCCAATCAAGTGTGCTATATTGTATGTGCGTTTATCCAAGTTTCTGAAAGCTTAAATCGCCTCTAGATGATCTTAgagatgttttttaaattaataatcggTTTAGAATGTTTTGAGAGATGGGTTATTGgtgcaatatatttttttatatcagttTATAAAAGAAGGTTTTTAAAGTTAGTTTAACtttgttaaattacttttatttattttgtgaagATTTATGAAAAAACTTGTAATGCTACGTGGAAtacaactttaattttattaagtaacatTAAAcctatattgtttattatatacaagacaattgcaaaaattaaaataacaagtaacacacctttaataaattctgtgataaaaagacattatttttatcatatttaagtttgaaattaaaggcgtattaaaattaaaaaaaaagaaaaatgttctTAAATATAATGCTTCTGTTGGCTACCAGAAACCCaggaagataaaataaaagtgattTAATGTCGTATAaacccctagatggggcagTGACCACACTGACAATCCAGCGCGTTCAGTCATGATTGTATTTTACCACTCTCTTTTACTTAGGACGGCTACGCTTTCGCTTTTGCCGGATCCAATCCAGCGCTTGTTTGGAATCTCTTTGCAAGTGGAAATAGGCTCATATAGAGTACATATAGACGCTTGATCAGCTGGCTAAATGGGTTTTCTCGGCAGCGCTCCCGAAGTTGCTCGTTGGGGATCTTATGGGCCCAGAATACGGTGAACACAGCAGTTGACAAAGGCTGTTGAGATGCCGCTAGTGACCTCCCACGTTTTCCTCCTACGAGTTTATAGCAGCAGAGATTTGATGTTACAGTCTTCATTACTGAAGGTCCTTTTAGTGGTGGCGCACAACTTCATCCACTTACCCCTGTCTTCGGCAAGCCTCTGTTGGTGATGTTATGAAATCCTTTACGTAATCGGTCCAGCGAGGCCAGACCTGCCTATTCCCTATCCGtactaataaatacatacatacataatatattatttatctaagcTCTCTATGGTAAAGTAAGCTTCTTTAGGTAAATGACTTAAATTCAATGTAATATTCAATTGAGTTCTGAGCCATTGGCGTTAAGGGACTTCCTAAAAGTCATAGAGTTCTCTAACAAAGATATTCAATTAAGCGGTACGTATCATTTGCATAGGTGTCACTCACAATCAAATTAAATGGGACTACAATTCTATGcgcataattaaatcatttaccCTTTCCAACTTATGGGCGCCTGGTaatctaaaattttatttggcTTTCGTCCCTTGAATATatcctattttaatttaacggaCTTCGCATTAAAAAAGATGGTTGGTTAGTTATGttaccaaaaatattatttatcaaacaaCTTTAATTTGAAGCAATATTTATCGTAAACAACTTTTATAACGGTGGCACCGCGGTGGgtataaaagttataataagcTTGCGaaagttgaaaaaatattttgagtgATTTTATTCCATATAACTTGTAGAATAAGtcaacttaatttaaaagcttAATAGGGCTTTTAAGCTTAGATGTTTTAACGCAAATTAATAGGCAAATTTAACAACGCTAAGAATTTTTACTGcatgtataatttattgatcCTAGCAAGActtcatatattataattacattaaaattgttttagcaTCCAATTAGTTAGCAAGGTTTGCTCATGATAAACTGTTATTATACAAaggaaacaattatttaaattaaatcacaaaataataaaaataatatataaactatctaaaaaatttaaatctaattgtGAATTTATTAGCAAGTAACCTAAAAAGCAAATACGGcgtaatattcaatttttactaaaattagtttttaagtatCTTTTCTATTAGTCtgcctattttttttaattatggctGATTGAAGAAAGCTTACTTTTTCTAAATCGTCCATAAGCAGTGTACTCTAcacgtaattaaaattttcatcttaaaatcggttaatatcaataaaataatatatttttttcttcaagcaatattatttcataatatcaCTACAGCCACAATAACAGGCAGTAAATCAAAAGATTGAATTCATTTATCTCTTAGAGATAACAAATACTGCGAGGGGGAACTCCAATCGGAATCTAAAAATTACGACAGTTTAAAAGTAGGcgatatttacataaaactacTATATTGGAAATGATATACACCTCGCTCACCCCATTTgtttgttacacgtgaaaaatACCGCGCCATTTCTATAACATACTTTTGTCTGAttactgtttatatattacacaatgtaatatttctttattttatggcTTTCCTTACAGAGAAAATCAACTATTTCAACGTTCTAGATAAAGTTGTCATATGTTAGTTAGTTTGACAAAAAGCGAccaaaagataaaataatttaattggtacaaaaaagttaagtcagaaaatgtatttagcaattaaaaagtaagaaatattaaatatactactAATAAAACCATTTACATACGAGAGGTAACACAGCTTGTAGGAAATATGACAAATATTTCCTTTCATTATATGGTTTATAAGTATttacacttataattataaaattaaagaaggCAAATAtgtcaacaaataaaattaaacgtaCGTTCATTTCATCGTTCGCTTTAAATTTTCTGCCCCGAAGGTTCGGATACAACATGTTTAGCCTTGACAATGAATAACTGGCCTTCATAATACAAAGCTTTACATAGCATGCTTAAAATTacactaattataaaaaacacgCAACCTTTcgttttatttgttgtattaaaattatgtttatctaaacacaatataaaagatattgCGTGAAGGAAACTGTTTGTTTCGACAGGATACGTTATGAAAATGtcacatcaatatttatttaaatattttatattgattgttGTTTTTGTCGATATTAAAATTGCTCTtgctgatgatgatgatgacggggtatgttttgtaaatttgatatttattttgtattttattaacattttagtcTATGCCCAGATGTTCACTTGAATATGTATCGTATGTCGTGTTGTAtcgaattttttttcaagagTCACAATGATTAACTCGAAAATAGGTTCATACATACttcttttattatagaaattttcCAATATCCCCCACTCTTGTGGTGTGGGaccttattttatacatatattttgtacaaacatatatatatatatacattaaaaatttcctaatatatatatatatccatatatacaaataaatatattactacatatttatattcatggGCTAGTCTCGTCTCACCTCTGCAACGCTCTTGTTGTAGTGAGTGACACAACTCACTACCTTACATACTTCACGCACAcgtaatataattagtattagcgtaataaattaaattaactaatttattaagtgtTATTGTTATAGTGTGTGATAAGCTTCAGTGATGTGGTGGAAGAGTGCGACGGCTTCAACAATCAGTTTGCAAAATTGAAATCCATGTCCTTAGGATATTCTCACAATAATGGAAGTGGAGTCAGCCTATCTGGCACAATAAGTTTGTTCGACGAAATTGATGACGGATATcaggtatatatttataatttgacagCAAAACTTATcgtaagattcagaaacgtATTCAGACTCCTGTATGTCAATGCTTTTGATTTAGATAGACGGGAGTCTCGCTTTGCGTTAAGATTTGACtgaaaatctaatttaaaacaaaatgcgTATAAAATATCAGGAAAAGGGTTTTGTTTGGTTAAAAGAATGttacaacaaaaacaaacgcagaaggcttacctgatgttaagtgatatcgccgacgatagacactctcaatgcgagtgcgttgccggccttttaagaatttttacgTTCTTTTCTGGAAGGACCCAAAGTCGAATAGGTTCGGAAATGTTTCaactggtttcacatagtggaAGTTTCTGCTGCGCAGCAGAGACTTCCTTAAAAAccctcagttgtggaacggcggacatCAAGGTGAAAAAAGATTTTCAAATGTGTAAAAATGGaaatgtattacaattttgttatattttaatcattatcACTGTGACGAGCGTCACAGGTATCAAACACAAACAAACACGCTTTGTGTAATCTTCGGTTTAATTTCTTCTAATTTAGATTACATACACTAACCTTTATAATTGAACGCGTGAACAATGATTCTGTCAAAATGCAACACGTTTCAACATACTGTAAGTGTTGCTGCTGAATCTAAGCCAAAGGGCTAATCTGTGACCATCTTACCTATGACAAATGACGATATAGGCCATCGACTACCGAACTGTACTAATATAGACAAGAGTAGTacgtattaatatatttattatttcagttaGAGTTACAAATAGCAAAAGTGTCAGGATCATCGTGTAATGATATTATGTGGATAGCAGCCAGTAATATTTGTGCTAGTTTGAAGGAGGAAGACATGCCATGGTACGAACTAGTAAAGAATTTGAACCTAAAAGAATGTCCAATTGCTAaggtaataaatatgataataagCATTACGCTTAGCTGTCTTCTAGCAACGGTGGCCTGTATCCCATAAGGCCGTAATCTGCACTCAGGCAATATTTACTgtgtattacatttatttttgcaaatataattttaaaaaacatacggaaactataaaaaatatacatgttaATTTTGCACTTGAGTTACTGTTACTCATTTTGTAAGGAAACATTATTCTAGCCGTAATTTAATTCATAGTTTATAAAGCGATTGAGTCCCTGTTTTGACgccaaattattatttctattataatatgtataaaacgtAACATAGTATTGagtattgttttaattcaaaGTTAATAGCCTGTCTCgcttttacaaattaattactagCACTGATGAAAATAGAAAGAATAGCAATCTTCCAAATTACCGTAACTGAATTTTTCATGTTCTTAAAAAGGGattaagtgtttatttattttatttgtttaaataaaacctaaacatagcaatcaaatatacagtatttacaattttcttaacatacATAGTAACAACAAGcttattaaaaagataattaaaacaaattttaaaagtttggtatttagttttaattattatattttggttttattttgtgGTTGCTTGTTAAATTGTTTCACATATTCCCTTGGTAAGCTACCAGTTTAAgttctaatattatattattcatgtgtatgtgtatttgtgtaaaaaatttcatgtcatattttcttatacaatTCAAT contains:
- the LOC123717371 gene encoding uncharacterized protein LOC123717371 — its product is MKMSHQYLFKYFILIVVFVDIKIALADDDDDGCVISFSDVVEECDGFNNQFAKLKSMSLGYSHNNGSGVSLSGTISLFDEIDDGYQLELQIAKVSGSSCNDIMWIAASNICASLKEEDMPWYELVKNLNLKECPIAKADYPMENLLIEGGSASDFCTPEMVGEYCVQLSITDSMNKQVVCYTSYISVEGDNK